A single Micromonospora luteifusca DNA region contains:
- a CDS encoding LamG-like jellyroll fold domain-containing protein — protein MTRRASSRRWPFLAFATAAVLVATTAPTAATAAPQPDADTGWTKGTPPLSTPWTDDVSPTNALPEYPRPQLTRSSWQNLNGVWEFAGAAAGEAPPVGEQLAEQVLVPYPIESALSGIQRHEDRMWYRRTFTVPERWQVGRGQRLVLHFGAVDYDSKVWVNGHQVATHRGGYDGFDADVTDALRPGGQQELIVWAEDLTDATFQPIGKQRRVGDRGIFYQGSSGIWQTVWMEPVSATGAIDSLNLTPDLGDKSLRLRANPTSGAEGLTVEAVAYDGHKAVARVSGPAGTDLTIPIAKPKLWSPDSPFLYDLRVRLFDGRKRVDEVGSYFGMREIGTAKGADGKLRMTLNGKILFHMSTLDQGFWPDGLNTAPTDEALRFDLEQHKVLGFNTVRKHIKVEPSRWYYWADRLGLMVWQDMPATKPGRPTVEWQRQWESELGEMIREHAAHPSIVVWVPFNEGWGEWDRGATGRIADSVKQQDPTRLVNAHSGVNCCDSLGDSGRGDIIDHHQYLGPASPLPTAGRVAVDGEHGGMGLEVDGHMWFGEGGAYWMAPDSETLTRRYVENQRDLLRIANTCGVSAGVYTQITDVEHEVNGFFTYDRRVEKMDFDQVRAVNEAVIRSADGTGANVPPPPPGTPGLTGVGYWPLDENAGDTANDEAGNNDGRLVAGPTWTAGKTGSGLLFNGSNQYVDTGRTILDTTASYSTSAWVRLDSAGGAFQTVVSQDGASNSAFYLQYSGADRRFAMSFAGVRALAPTTPVAGQWYHLVGVRDAATGQLRLYVDGQLAGQASACLGDGSTGPLVIGRGKFGGNPVDYLDGTIDQVHVYDRALSAAEVTALYESGK, from the coding sequence ATGACCCGACGCGCCTCCAGCCGACGCTGGCCATTCCTCGCCTTCGCCACCGCGGCCGTCCTGGTCGCGACCACAGCACCGACCGCCGCGACCGCCGCGCCCCAACCCGACGCCGACACCGGTTGGACGAAGGGAACACCGCCGCTGTCCACGCCGTGGACCGATGACGTCTCACCCACCAACGCGCTGCCCGAATATCCGCGGCCGCAGCTGACCCGGTCCAGCTGGCAGAACCTCAACGGCGTGTGGGAGTTCGCCGGTGCGGCCGCCGGCGAGGCCCCGCCGGTCGGCGAGCAGCTGGCCGAGCAGGTGTTGGTGCCCTACCCCATCGAGTCGGCCCTCTCCGGCATCCAACGGCACGAGGACCGGATGTGGTACCGCCGGACCTTCACCGTGCCCGAGCGGTGGCAGGTCGGCCGGGGCCAGCGCCTGGTGCTGCACTTCGGCGCGGTCGACTACGACTCGAAGGTGTGGGTCAACGGCCACCAGGTGGCGACGCACCGGGGCGGCTACGACGGCTTCGACGCCGATGTCACCGACGCACTGCGGCCCGGCGGGCAGCAGGAGCTGATCGTCTGGGCCGAGGACCTGACCGACGCGACGTTCCAGCCGATCGGCAAACAGCGCCGGGTCGGCGACCGGGGCATCTTCTACCAGGGCAGTTCCGGCATCTGGCAGACGGTCTGGATGGAGCCCGTCTCGGCCACGGGCGCCATCGACTCGCTGAACCTGACGCCCGACCTGGGCGACAAGTCCCTGCGCTTGCGCGCGAACCCCACCTCCGGGGCCGAAGGCCTCACCGTCGAGGCCGTGGCGTACGACGGACACAAGGCCGTCGCGCGCGTCTCCGGTCCGGCCGGGACCGACCTGACGATACCCATCGCCAAGCCCAAGCTGTGGTCACCCGACTCGCCTTTCCTCTACGACCTCCGGGTACGCCTGTTCGACGGCCGCAAGCGGGTCGACGAGGTCGGCTCCTACTTCGGGATGCGCGAGATCGGCACGGCGAAGGGCGCCGACGGCAAGCTTCGCATGACGTTGAACGGCAAGATCCTGTTCCACATGTCCACCCTCGACCAGGGCTTCTGGCCCGACGGGCTGAACACCGCACCGACGGACGAGGCGTTGCGCTTCGACCTGGAGCAGCACAAGGTGCTCGGCTTCAACACCGTCCGCAAGCACATCAAGGTCGAGCCCAGCCGCTGGTACTACTGGGCGGACCGGCTGGGACTGATGGTGTGGCAGGACATGCCCGCCACGAAGCCCGGCCGCCCGACGGTCGAGTGGCAGCGGCAGTGGGAATCCGAGCTCGGCGAAATGATCCGCGAACACGCCGCGCATCCGTCGATCGTGGTGTGGGTGCCGTTCAACGAGGGCTGGGGTGAGTGGGACCGGGGCGCCACCGGCCGCATTGCCGACTCGGTTAAGCAGCAGGACCCGACCCGGCTCGTCAACGCGCACAGCGGCGTGAACTGCTGCGACTCCCTCGGTGACTCCGGACGCGGGGACATCATCGACCACCACCAGTACCTCGGTCCGGCGTCGCCACTGCCCACCGCCGGCCGGGTGGCCGTCGACGGAGAGCACGGCGGAATGGGCCTCGAGGTCGACGGTCACATGTGGTTCGGCGAGGGCGGCGCGTACTGGATGGCGCCGGACTCCGAAACGCTGACCCGACGGTACGTGGAGAACCAGCGCGACCTGCTGCGCATAGCGAACACCTGCGGGGTCTCGGCCGGCGTCTACACCCAGATCACCGACGTCGAGCACGAGGTCAACGGCTTCTTCACCTACGACCGGCGCGTCGAGAAGATGGACTTCGACCAGGTGCGCGCGGTGAACGAGGCGGTCATCCGCTCGGCCGACGGTACCGGCGCGAACGTTCCTCCGCCGCCGCCCGGCACGCCCGGTCTCACCGGAGTCGGCTACTGGCCGCTGGACGAGAATGCCGGCGACACGGCCAACGACGAGGCGGGCAACAATGACGGCCGGCTGGTCGCCGGGCCCACCTGGACGGCCGGCAAGACGGGTTCGGGCCTGCTGTTCAATGGCAGCAACCAGTACGTCGACACCGGCAGGACCATCCTCGACACGACCGCCAGCTACTCGACCTCGGCGTGGGTGCGGCTTGACAGCGCGGGTGGCGCCTTCCAGACGGTGGTGAGCCAGGACGGTGCCTCGAACAGCGCCTTCTACCTGCAGTACTCGGGCGCTGACCGACGGTTCGCGATGAGCTTCGCCGGGGTGCGGGCTCTCGCCCCGACCACCCCGGTCGCCGGGCAGTGGTACCACCTCGTCGGTGTCCGGGACGCGGCGACGGGTCAGCTGCGCCTCTACGTCGACGGGCAACTCGCCGGGCAGGCGAGCGCCTGCCTCGGCGACGGTTCCACCGGGCCCCTGGTCATCGGCCGCGGCAAGTTCGGCGGCAACCCCGTCGACTACCTCGACGGCACGATCGACCAGGTGCACGTCTACGACCGCGCGCTGAGCGCCGCCGAAGTGACGGCGCTCTACGAGTCCGGCAAGTAG
- a CDS encoding FkbM family methyltransferase, giving the protein MVDHLSAVEALKADPTLSGLRRSLEAYYGDPAREAAMDAFYAPLVRPGDLVFDVGAHVGDRLGSFRRLGARVVAVEPQPLCTRALRALYADDDRVTVVEAACGASTGPVRLHVNSANPTISTASAGFLHAAGGAGGWEDEIWDVEIEVAGTTLDTLVAAHGVPGFVKIDVEGFEDAVLAGLSRPLPALSFEFTTIERDLAAHCLDRLTRLGFTTFTVALGDDMAFALDGWRPADEVAAYLRALPHETNSGDVYARARPA; this is encoded by the coding sequence GTGGTCGATCACCTCAGCGCGGTGGAGGCACTCAAGGCGGACCCGACCCTGTCCGGGTTGCGCCGCTCCCTGGAGGCGTACTACGGCGACCCGGCCCGCGAGGCGGCGATGGACGCGTTCTACGCGCCCCTGGTCCGCCCAGGGGATCTGGTCTTCGACGTCGGCGCGCATGTGGGCGACCGGCTCGGCAGCTTCCGGCGGCTGGGCGCACGCGTGGTGGCCGTCGAGCCGCAACCGCTCTGCACCCGGGCGCTGCGCGCCCTCTACGCGGACGACGACCGGGTGACCGTGGTGGAGGCGGCGTGCGGGGCGTCTACCGGGCCGGTACGGCTGCACGTCAACTCGGCGAACCCGACGATCTCCACGGCGTCGGCGGGCTTCCTGCACGCCGCCGGTGGGGCCGGCGGCTGGGAGGACGAGATCTGGGACGTCGAGATCGAGGTGGCCGGAACCACACTCGACACCCTGGTCGCGGCGCACGGCGTGCCGGGCTTCGTAAAGATCGATGTGGAGGGGTTCGAGGACGCCGTGCTGGCCGGATTGAGCCGCCCTCTGCCGGCGCTGTCCTTCGAGTTCACCACCATCGAACGGGACCTGGCCGCGCACTGCCTGGACCGGCTCACCCGGCTGGGTTTCACCACGTTCACCGTGGCGCTCGGCGACGACATGGCGTTCGCCCTTGATGGCTGGCGGCCGGCGGACGAGGTGGCGGCGTACCTGCGGGCGCTACCCCACGAGACCAACTCAGGCGACGTCTACGCCCGCGCCCGGCCCGCCTGA